From the Salarias fasciatus chromosome 16, fSalaFa1.1, whole genome shotgun sequence genome, one window contains:
- the LOC115403479 gene encoding immunoglobulin-like domain-containing receptor 1, protein MGNLILAALLLLHLPAELLSIQVVVPETERSTMLFASVILRCDYSTSSTAQDVLVTWRFKSFCKDPVLEYYSTAYQAALQLGQDPSNDCPDRQRTVRTVVQKRGLNEPILGAEYRNRKITIQNKADLVITEVMWWDNGVYFCSIDAAGDTTGDSDREIKLIVYHWLTVLLIILGALMLLMLCCICCCQCCPQKCCCYVRCPCCPQTCCCPEKAVMQHRMLRDARKAMGPWMNGQPVYAPISSAASSQGVPILYSGSYSDYPTKPNFSMPPLQLSPLGLEQQPPPPAPHHLGGGVPGNHQMLDYVENQLRGLDAGPLPTAQYAVQGVAPPQARPAPTAVPYTAGPPSMLSALDEMGVRGTERRVITLPPIIQRVSSFTSRRAPGGQDGARGGPRLSSRSSGSTSRSGRAGGGGGGGGRGYRDTSPPRRGILRDYSDDSDWDHRRGRPPHRRSRDERGGSARPRPRSRDDLMEELHSRGARRERSYSPPLNGSSWSSDDDSRTRKGGRGREWPEKPPSYSSIESQAARDHRRNYHHPSDRSSRSSTSVVI, encoded by the exons ATGGGGAACCTGATCctggcggcgctgctgctgctgcacctgccCGCAG agctgctgtccatccaGGTGGTGGTCCCCGAGACCGAGCGGAGCACCATGCTGTTCGCCAGCGTCATCCTGAGGTGTGACTACTCCACCTCGTCCACGGCGCAGGACGTCCTGGTCACCTGGAGGTTCAAGTCCTTCTGTAAGGACCCGGTGCTGGAGTACTACTCCACAG CCTACCAGGCGGCTCTGCAGCTGGGCCAGGACCCCTCCAACGACTGCCCGGACCGCCAGCGCACGGTGCGCACGGTGGTGCAGAAGAGGGGCCTGAACGAGCCCATCCTGGGAGCCGAGTACCGCAACCGCAAGATCACCATTCAGAACA AGGCCGACCTGGTCATCACCGAGGTCATGTGGTGGGATAACGGCGTGTACTTCTGTTCCATCGACGCTGCCGGCGACACCACGGGGGACTCGGACCGAGAAATCAAGCTCATCGTCTACC ACTGGCTGACGGTCCTGCTGATCATCCTGGGCGCGCTCATGCTCCTCATGCTctgctgcatctgctgctgccagtgctGCCCGCAGAAGTGCTGCTGCTACGTCCGCTGTCCCTGTTGtcctcagacctgctgctgcccGGAGAAAG ctgtgatgCAGCACCGGATGCTGCGGGACGCTCGGAAAGCCATGGGTCCCTGGATGAACGGACAGCCGGTCTACGCTCCCATCAGCTCCGCAGCCTCGTCCCAGGGCGTCCCCATTCTCTACTCCG GCTCTTACAGCGACTACCCCACCAAGCCCAACTTCTCCATGCCCCCCCTGCAGCTGTCCCCGCTGGGCCTggagcagcagcccccccctcctgctccccaCCATCTCGGCGGCGGCGTTCCGGGGAACCACCAGATGCTGGACTATGTGGAGAACCAGCTGAGGGGGCTGGACGCGGGGCCGCTGCCCACGGCGCAGTACGCCGTCCAGGGCGTGGCCCCGCCGCAGGCGCGGCCCGCCCCCACCGCCGTGCCCTACACGGCCGGACCTCCCAGCATGCTGTCGGCGCTGGACGAGATGGGGGTGAGGGGGACGGAGAGGAGGGTGATCACCCTGCCCCCCATCATCCAGCGCGTGTCCAGCTTCACCTCCCGCAGGGCCCCCGGCGGGCAGGACGGCGCCAGAGGAGGCCCCCGCCTGTCCAGCCGGTCCAGCGGGAGCACCAGCCGATCGGGAAGGGccgggggcggaggagggggcggaggccGGGGCTACAGAGACACGTCTCCTCCCAGACGGGGGATCCTGCGTGACTACAGCGACGATTCAGACTGGGACCACCGCAGGGGGAGACCGCCGCACAGGAGGTCCAGGGACGAGAGAGGAGGCTccgccaggccccgcccccggagCCGCGACgacctgatggaggagctgcacaGCAGGGGAGCGCGGCGGGAGAGGAGCTACTCTCCCCCTCTGAACGGGTCGTCCTGGAGCTCCGACGACGACAGCAGGACCAGGAAGGGCGGCAGAGGCAGGGAGTGGCCCGAGAAACCGCCCAGCTACTCCTCCATCGAGAGCCAGGCGGCCAGAGACCACCGCAGGAACTACCACCACCCGTCT gaCCGAAGCTCCCGGAGCAGCACCAGCGTCGTCATCTGA
- the LOC115402721 gene encoding immunoglobulin-like domain-containing receptor 1, whose protein sequence is MRNLILVALLLLHLPAELLSIQVVVPETERSTMLFASVILRCDYSTSSTAQDVLVTWRFKSFCKDPVLEYYSTAYQAALQLGQDPSNDCPDRQRTVRTVVQKRGLNEPILGAEYRNRKITIQNKADLVITEVMWWDNGVYFCSIDAAGDTTGDSDREIKLIVYHWLTVLLIILGALMLLMLCCICCCQCCPQKCCCYVRCPCCPQTCCCPEKAVMQHRMLRDAERAMNGQPVYAPISSAASSQGVPILYSGSYSDYPTQPNFSTAPLQLSPLGLEQQPPPPAPHHLSGSVVFDSGEDSDWDLDDLMVERPFGVQRARSLSNSPSLVSELKFIWRSRDMSR, encoded by the exons ATGAGGAACCTGATCCtggtggcgctgctgctgctgcacctgccCGCAG agctgctgtccatccaGGTGGTGGTCCCCGAGACCGAGCGGAGCACCATGCTGTTCGCCAGCGTCATCCTGAGGTGTGACTACTCCACCTCGTCCACGGCGCAGGACGTCCTGGTCACCTGGAGGTTCAAGTCCTTCTGTAAGGACCCGGTGCTGGAGTACTACTCCACAG CCTACCAGGCGGCTCTGCAGCTGGGCCAGGACCCCTCCAACGACTGCCCGGACCGCCAGCGCACGGTGCGCACGGTGGTGCAGAAGAGGGGCCTGAACGAGCCCATCCTGGGAGCCGAGTACCGCAACCGCAAGATCACCATTCAGAACA AGGCCGACCTGGTCATCACCGAGGTCATGTGGTGGGATAACGGCGTGTACTTCTGTTCCATCGACGCTGCCGGCGACACCACTGGGGACTCGGACCGAGAAATCAAGCTCATCGTCTACC ACTGGCTGACGGTCCTGCTGATCATCCTGGGCGCGCTCATGCTCCTCATGCTctgctgcatctgctgctgccagtgctGCCCGCAGAAGTGCTGCTGCTACGTCCGCTGTCCCTGTTGtcctcagacctgctgctgcccGGAGAAAG CCGTGATGCAGCACCGGATGCTGCGGGACGCTGAGAGAGCCATGAACGGACAGCCTGTCTACGCTCCCATCAGCTCCGCAGCCTCGTCCCAGGGTGTCCCCATACTCTACTCAG GCTCTTACAGCGACTACCCCACTCAGCCGAACTTCTCCACGGCCCCCCTGCAGCTGTCCCCGCTGGGCCTggagcagcagcccccccctcctgctcctcaccaTCTCAGCGGCAGCGTTGTATTTGACAGCGGTGAGGATTCAGACTGGGACCTCGACGACCTGATGGTGGAGCGGCCATTTGGCGTACAGCGCGCGAGGAGCCTGAGCAACTCTCCCTCACTGGTTAGTGAGCTGAAGTTCATATG GAGAAGCAGAGACATGAGTCGGTAG